In Raphanus sativus cultivar WK10039 chromosome 5, ASM80110v3, whole genome shotgun sequence, the following proteins share a genomic window:
- the LOC108859487 gene encoding CLAVATA3/ESR (CLE)-related protein 43-like, with translation MKFYEYNTLTFFLSYHRQISHVPFSSSKPLSISSSAPSLYCMGCRDILLTFSVALLLISLFQIWLFREGQLRERSEDSQVGKDGNTLASKNKKDDDVQRLFQRYFKDLNDSNRRFEDSYRQIPSSPDRLHN, from the coding sequence atgaagtttTATGAATATAACACTCTGACCTTCTTCTTGTCTTATCACAGACAAATCTCTCACGTTCCTTTTTCCTCATCCAAACCTTTATCTATCTCTTCTTCAGCACCATCTCTTTACTGTATGGGTTGTCGAGATATTCTGCTGACTTTCTCCGTTGCTCTCTTACTCATCTCTCTGTTTCAGATCTGGCTTTTCCGGGAAGGACAACTCCGGGAACGGTCAGAAGACAGCCAGGTTGGAAAAGACGGGAATACCCTCGCCTCTAAGAACAAGAAGGACGATGATGTTCAACGTCTCTTCCAAAGGTACTTCAAGGATCTAAACGATAGCAACCGTCGCTTTGAAGATTCCTACAGACAGATCCCTAGCTCCCCAGATCGCCTCCACAACTAG